One Helianthus annuus cultivar XRQ/B chromosome 12, HanXRQr2.0-SUNRISE, whole genome shotgun sequence genomic region harbors:
- the LOC110894391 gene encoding protein BIG GRAIN 1-like E — MSASIMLSSQPKKPVHHRNGSDELDVFEAAGYFSGVTESFKDTHKNISGGSNSFSNNTQKYNMRPIRRMSLDMPNHRGNSSPLQARLIENPTMMGKEKKFKQPSSPGGKLAHFLNSLFNQTSSKKSKSKKKSTKDEDESPGGWKRTRRSSMSHLSSVNTTTTTAATVGTATIVSNDKSSFSTSGFRTPPPYHVTHTSTKITSYIDPISYAYLKPPPRQITKIPLTENLNKIETFNLKSDFPEKNMSFGNGVVEKVKILDEKQEEHHPFKYVSREDVKEFKKFNNDDDDGADSDSSSDLFELTNCDLGYYSRGLPVYKATHMGSIKTQERCTNVELSV; from the coding sequence ATGTCCGCGAGTATCATGCTTTCATCCCAACCCAAGAAGCCGGTCCATCATAGGAACGGTTCAGACGAGCTTGACGTGTTTGAAGCCGCTGGTTATTTCTCGGGTGTCACTGAAAGCTTCAAAGACACCCATAAAAACATAAGTGGCGGATCCAACAGTTTTAGTAACAATACACAAAAGTATAACATGAGGCCTATAAGAAGAATGAGCCTTGACATGCCAAACCATAGAGGTAATTCCTCTCCCTTACAAGCAAGGTTGATAGAGAATCCCACCATGATGGGCAAAGAGAAGAAGTTCAAGCAACCAAGCTCACCAGGAGGCAAATTGGCTCATTTCTTGAATTCTCTTTTCAACCAAACATCTTCAAAGAAGTCAAAGTCCAAGAAAAAGTCAACAAAGGATGAAGATGAGAGTCCTGGTGGCTGGAAAAGGACGAGGAGGAGTAGCATGAGCCATCTGAGTAGTGtgaacaccaccaccaccaccgccgccaccgtcGGAACCGCCACCATTGTGAGCAATGATAAATCTTCCTTTTCAACCTCAGGCTTTAGAACACCACCTCCTTATCATGTAACACACACCTCCACAAAGATTACAAGCTACATAGACCCAATAAGCTATGCATATCTCAAGCCTCCTCCACGtcaaattacaaaaatacccctCACTGAAAACCTCAACAAGATTGAAACTTTCAACTTAAAGAGTGATTTTCCTGAGAAAAACATGAGTTTTGGAAATGGGGTTGTGGAGAAAGTAAAGATTCTTGATGAAAAACAAGAAGAACATCATCCTTTTAAGTATGTTTCAAGAGAAGATGTAAAAGAATTCAAGAAGtttaataatgatgatgatgatggtgcaGACAGTGATTCAAGTTCTGATCTTTTTGAGTTAACAAATTGTGATTTGGGTTATTATTCAAGAGGTTTACCTGTTTATAAAGCCACCCATATGGGTAGCATCAAGACTCAAGAGAGGTGCACCAATGTCGAGCTAAGTGTGTGA
- the LOC110892602 gene encoding RNA-binding protein FUS-like, which yields MAETRKINQAKQADHLAGTALTATTDHSSSFRTPDARHSENRSDSDRSRDRGRGRGRGHGRGRSASRGRGGWNSSGTQDGRGGWTNSGTNGLHPQYPWVSFSSPPWADQQSQPWASPQQHSWAQWMVPPCPYPTAPKPNSAGPDVLGPRPAQNYAASQVSSTDGYTPTDLT from the coding sequence ATGGCAGAGACAAGAAAAATAAATCAAGCCAAACAAGCAGATCACCTCGCCGGCACAGCCCTAACCGCAACCACTGATCACAGCTCCTCCTTCAGGACTCCAGATGCTCGACACTCGGAAAACAGGTCTGATTCGGATCGCAGTCGTGATCGTGGCCGTGGCCGTGGTAGAGGTCACGGGAGGGGCAGGAGTGCTTCTCGAGGACGTGGCGGATGGAATTCCTCGGGTACCCAGGATGGACGTGGCGGCTGGACTAATTCAGGCACAAATGGACTGCATCCACAGTACCCAtgggtttctttttcttctccaccTTGGGCCGATCAACAATCACAACCTTGGGCCAGTCCACAGCAACACTCTTGGGCCCAATGGATGGTACCTCCATGCCCCTACCCCACTGCTCCCAAACCGAACAGTGCTGGCCCAGATGTTTTGGGCCCTAGGCCAGCCCAGAATTATGCTGCCAGTCAAGTCTCCTCTACTGATGGCTACACACCAACGGATCTGACTTAG